The window GTTCTTTTTCAATTTTTCCCTTTACAAACAATACATTGCCTTCAAAGTTATCGACCTCCTTGGTAAGCAGGTTTTCGAGCATGGTACGTTGCGGTTCCGGACCTGAGATAATAACCATCAGGTCGTATACTGTTTTCTGTTCTTTTTTCTCAAGCCGGCTTAAGGGACCGAGGTATTTTATATTGAGGGTAGAGTTTTTTAAATGACCGAGTTTTCCTGTTAGATTAGGCTTTTCTTCCACGTCCGGCACCCAGCATTCATCGAATTTCTTTATGATCTGCTGGTGCATTCTAGAGCTTAGCCAGGTGGTGTTTCCGGTCAGTACATTTAATTGATGCGTTATAAATACAGAAGGAACCTTACTGCTGTAGATGCCCATTCTGTTATCGGAAATAATGCCGTCTATGTTATATTCATCAATAATTTTGTTGAGTTGTTTTTTCTCTTCAGTGACTGCTTTTATGATCTTCGGGGAATCCCAGATCATTTTCAGTTTGAAATTTTTTCCCTTAACGGCATATTGAATCTGGTAAGAAGGAAGTTGTACCGTTTTTAATGTGGGGAATTCTTTTTTTAAAAGTTCAAGAGCAACCCCGTCTGAAGCGATAACAGGAGTGTATTGATGCTCTTTTAATGCCCTGATTATGGGGATGCATCGTGTGGCATGGCCTAATCCCCAATTTAAAGGAGCGATCAGGATCCTTTTCTGTTTTGTCATAGGGCAAAGAAACTACATTTTTATCTCTTAGATATTTCGCTAATTTTGTCAAAATATTAAATAATTGAAACCGGCGCTTCATTTACAGAGCCCGGAGACAGGTAGTAGTTCAATGAATCCTCGTCTGAGGATGTAAAGAAATGAGTTAAACAGTGGGAAGCAAAAACAAATTGAAACGCTTTAGGGAGAATGAAACATTCCCGAATATGGTGCAGCCTACCAGAGAAGAGGTTGTAAATGATTCTTTTAAGCTAAAAGGGAAGTGGAATGAAGAATTTTTTAAGAACGACCATCCTATCGTGCTTGAGCTCGGTTGTGGAAAAGGGGAATATAGTGTTGGCCTGGGACGGAAATTCCCGGAGAAAAACTTTATAGGGATCGATATAAAGGGAGCCCGCATCTGGAGAGGAGCTAAGACGGCGGTAGAAGAACGTATTACCAATGTAGGTTTTCTAAGAACCCAGATTGAGCTTTTGGAAAAGATATTTGAAGCTGATGAAGTTGCTGAAATATGGATTACTTTTCCTGATCCTCAGATTAAATACAAACGTACTAAACACAGGATGACCAACAGTAACTTCCTTCAGTTGTATAAGCGCATCCTTAAGCCTGATGGTGTTATGCATTTAAAGACGGACAGTGAGTTCATGCATGGGTATACTTTGGGGTTGCTACATGGAGAAGGGCACGAAGTTTTGTATGCAAATCATAATGTTTATAAAAATGAAGGAAGTCCCGAGGAAGTAACTTCTATTCAAACTTTTTACGAAAAGCAGTATCTTGAGCAGCAGAAACCGATTACATATATAAAATTCAAGATAAAATAGATGGAGCACTTGGCCATTCTTTTTTTTGCCACCTTTTCTGCAGCCCTTATGGGGGTTGTTCCTCCGGGATTGATTAACATGACTGCAGCTAAAGTAAGTTTAACGAAAGGGAAGGTTAATGGTATTCTATTTGCATCCGGAGCATCGGCGACAGTGGTGGCACAGGCTTATGTGGCTGTACTGATTTCAAAATATCTGTATAATAACCCGTTTATTATTGATATACTGCTTAAGATAGCCCTGGTGGTATTTGGTTTTTTTACTGTCTATTTTTTTATTGTTGCCCGAAAAAAGAAGGAGAAAAAGATCAAAGAAGTAGATGTCAGTAAAAGAGGTAGCTTTTTAAAAGGGATGCTGTTGGCATTGGTAAATTTATTGCCAATTCCTTATTTCTGTGGTTTGAATGCGGCCTGGAAAGTATCAGGATGGATCAAGTTTGAGGTGTGGGATGTTTTGGTGTTTATTATAGCTGCCGGTTCCGGGACATTTGCGATGCTCTATATGTATGTGGTTTATTTTGATAAGTTACAGGCCAAGAGTGATCGCTTTTCACGGTATTCAGATTATGTTTTATCTGTTTTAATGCTGATTTTGGTGATTATAACCTTCATCCGGATATTTTATGGCGAATAATGAGAATTTTTTCGAACGGGTATATGAGGTGGCACGGCAGATTCCTTATGGTCGGGTAACCAGTTATGGTGCCATAGCCAGATACCTTGGAGCGGCCCGAAGTGCACGAATGGTGGGCTGGGCGATGAACGGGAGCGGTTTAAAGGAAGACATACCGGCACATCGGGTTGTAAACAGGAAGGGAATGCTTACCGGGAAACACCATTTTCAGGGAACCAATTTAATGCAACAGCTTTTAGAAAGTGAGGGAGTCCGGGTGAGAGATAATCAGGTGCTGGATTTTGATAATTATTTTTGGGACCCTGCAAAGGAGCTTCCTTGAATTGTTAAGATCAAGACGAAATGAATAACCAAAAGGAAGATGTGTCTGTATTGAAAGTGAAAAACAGTTTTGACCAACCACCAAATATTATTTATGAAAAACTTGCTTTATATCTTGGCAGTGGCTATTGCCGTATCTTCATGTGGCTCGTATAAATACTATAGCCCTACACCAAATGCAGTCCTGTTTAAAAATAAAGGGGAAAGTCAGTTCTCCGGAAGTATCGGTAGTTCGGGCCTCTCTTTGAAAGGTGCTTTGGCTTTATCGGAAAATATCGGTTTTATTGGAATGTACCATGCTTCACCTTATGAATATCGAAGTAAGGAAGGAGAAGTGGGGATAGGTTATTATACAGAGGCAGACCCCGGAGGTGTTTTTCTGGCCGGAGGAATGGGGTTTGGAACTACCTATGAATATTCGGATGAAGGACAGACTACCAAATTATACCGCGGTGATTTCAAGAAACCTTTTATACAGTTTAACGGCGGAATCACCGGAGGGACGATTACAGGTAAGTTAAAAGGGGATATCGCAGGAATTTTGAAAGCTTCCTATTTTATGTATGACGGGGAGTATCAGGATGAGAGCAGACAGCAGATATCGTCAGACTATATGTTGATAGAGCCCGGGATGCTATTGTCCGTAGGAACACGTTCTGTGATGTTTGATATTACTTCGAGCTATCCTTTGCGACCAAATTTTGAAGAAGCGGATAATCGGAAAAATGCACGGACATTCCCTGTTACGGTTAGTTTTGGAATTCGCTTCCTCTTCGGAAGGGACGCAGACGAAAAGAAGACAGATGAAATAAAAAGTGAAGATTGATAAAGGAAAAAAGGAATTAGGGGCTTTTGATTGTTGGTAATATTGAATTGCCCCGTATATCTAAATACAGTTGTATAGGTTTACGGTTCGAAGCTCCGTGAGTTTGCTTGAGGAAGTTTGCTCTTATAGTGGGTTGTCCTATAAATTCCTTTTATTTATAGATTGCTGTTTTCGATCTAAGCGCTTTATTATCTAAAAGCTAACTACTATCTTTGCAATTTAGAATCAATTTAATTAGAGGGACAAGCCTTCATTTTAAATAGCTATATGGAACGAATATTAAGAGTTTTAAAAATACTTGATTAAAGGGAACGTTTAAAATTCTTAATGTGAGAACGGAGTGATTGCATACGTTCTCTATTTTGTAAAACACTTATAGTTAGGTAATTATTAAAATTTAAACGTGTGAAATTAAACAGGAAGGATATTTTAGAAGCTCTGGAAAGTATTTCGGCACCCGGTGAAGGGCAGAACATGATAGAGAGTGGTGCAGTTACAAATGTGATGACTTTCGGAGATGAGGTGGTAGTGGATATCACCATAAAAAATCCAAGCCTTCAGGCTAAAAAGAAAACCGAAGTAGAGATATTGAAAACCATTCACGATAAGGTTTATCAAAAAGCCAAAGTGAAAGTTAATATTAAGGTTGATGCTCCGGAGAAGCCACAGGGAAATCAAATAAAAGGAAAACCGATTCCGGGGATTAAGAATATTGTAGCGGTTGCTTCCGGAAAAGGAGGTGTTGGTAAATCTACCGTTACGGCCAACCTGGCAGCTACGATGGCTAAAATGGGTTTTCGTGTAGGGGTGTTGGACGCTGATGTATACGGGCCGTCCATTCCGTTAATGTACGATGTGGAGGGAGCCCGGCCACTGGCTGTTCATGTAGGCGGAAAGTCTAAAATGAAACCGATTGAAAATTACGGTGTCAAGATCCTTTCCATAGGTTTCTTTACGCAGCCTAACCAGGCTGTAATCTGGCGGGGGCCAATGGCTGCCAAAGCGTTGAACCAAATGATATTTGATGCCGATTGGGGGGAACTCGATTTTCTGTTGATCGACCTGCCTCCGGGAACGGGCGATATCCATTTAAGCATCATGCAGGCATTACCAATTACCGGTGCGGTTGTGGTTAGTACCCCTCAAAACGTGGCGCTGGCTGATGCCCGTAAGGGAGTTGCTATGTTCCAGCAGGAAAGCATTAGTGTGCCTGTGCTGGGGATTATAGAAAATATGGCATATTTTACTCCTGAAGAGATGCCTGATAATAAATATTATATCTTTGGAAAAGAAGGTGCGAAGAACCTGGCCGAGGATTTAAAAGTGCCATTCCTTGGAGAAATCCCGTTGGTGCAGAGTATTCGTGAAGCAGGTGATGCAGGAAGACCTGCCGCATTGCAGACGGCAACTCCTCTTGAAGAGTCTTTTGAGGAGTTAACAAAACAAGTTATACAAGAAGTGGTAAGCCGAAACGATAGTTTGCCACCAACCGAAGCTATTAAAATAACAACAATGGCAGGTTGTTCGGCTGTAAAAAAGAAGTAATTATGACTTTAGATGAAATTAAGTTAAACGTAGAGAAAGCATTGGAAGAGATCCGTCCCTTTTTAAAAAGTGACGGAGGAGACATTTCATTGGTTTCTGTCGATGAGACATTGGTAAGAGTCCGTCTTGAAGGTGCATGTGTTGGTTGTCATGTAAACCAGATGACGTTGAAAGCCGGGGTTGAGACAACCATCAAGAAATACGTGCCTCAAATTGAAACGGTAGAAAACATAGCTTAGGCTGAAGTCTGTTTAGAAATAGATACTACTACATACAGGTAATGATCTTTAAAGGTTTCATTGCCTCTAAAAATCGTTGATATAATGATCAAAACAGATATATTGATTATCGGAGCCGGACCGACTGGACTTTTTACAGTGTTTGAAGCCGGTTTGTTAAAATTAAAATGTCACTTAATAGATGCTTTGCCGCAACCTGGTGGGCAGTGTGCTGAGATTTATCCCAAAAAGCCTATTTATGATATTCCCGGTTTTCCTGAGGTATTGGCGGGAGACCTTGTGGATAATCTGATGAAGCAAATAACCCCTTTTGAACCTGGTTTCACATTGGGCGAACGCGCTGATACTATAGAAAAGCTTGACGACGGTTCATTTATCGTCACAACAAATAAGGGTACAAAACATCATGCGCCTGTGGTGGCTATAGCCGGAGGCTTGGGTAGTTTTGAGCCGCGAAAGCCGCTTATAGAGAATTTAGCGGGCTATGAAGATAAAGGGGTTGAATACATTATCAGGGATCCTGAATTATACAGGGATAAATGTGTGGTTATTGCCGGTGGAGGAGATTCTGCTCTTGACTGGAGTATATTCCTTTCCGAGGTAGCTTCCGAGGTAACACTGGTACATAGAAGAAATGAATTCAGAGGAGCGCTTGATTCTGTAGAAAAGGTACAGGAATTAAAGAAGCTGGGTAAAATAAACCTGTTGACTCCGGCCGAGATAACCGAACTGGAAGGCAATGGTAAACTGGAAGCAGTTATAGCAGAGAAGGAAGGTGAGCGAATTCGTCTGGAGACCGATCATTTTATCCCGCTATTCGGATTGGCTCCTAAGCTAGGGCCTATTGCCGGTTGGGGACTTGAAATCGAAAAAAATGCGATTAAAGTTGATAATACGTTAGACTATCAGACAAATGTACCGGGTATCTACGCCATCGGTGATGTGAATACTTATCCGGGCAAGTTAAAACTGATATTATGTGGCTTTCACGAGGCGACCCTAATGTGCCAGAGTGCATATCAGCGTATATTCCCTGATAAGAAATATGTGATGAAATACACTACTGTTAGTGGAATTGATGGATTTGACGGTACCAGAAAAGAAGCTCCTAAAGCAGTCGTTAAAGCTATAGAATAAATTATTAAAACAAATAGTCTACTTGTTTGGTAGGCTATTTGTTTTGTTTTACTACTTTTGCATCCAAATTTGATTCGATGTCGGATATTACTATAAAAATTACAGACAGGGAAGGTGTTGTACATGAGGTGCAGGCGCCTACCGATATGGCAATGAATGTCATGGAATTAGTAAAAGCATACGAGCTGGCTCCCGAGGGAACTATTGGCATTTGCGGTGGTATGGCCATGTGTGCTTCCTGCCAGTGTTATGTGAAGTCGGATCATACATTACCTGAAATGACCCCGGATGAGGACGCCATGTTAGCAGAGGCTTTTTATGTGAAAGACAACAGTCGGTTGGGTTGCCAGATCCAACTGACAGACGATTTGGAAGGATTGGAAATTGAACTCGCTCCCGAAAGTTAGGTTTCGTTTTTTATTAGGTAATCGCGTAGTCGCTGGGGGCCTTCAAGAACCGTTTTTACGATTCTTAAATAACCTTCTTCGGTAATATCGGTATACCACTTTATAAGGGTAATGGTGCCGTTTTCTATTTCGAGTCCGGTAATGCTCCGCGGGTGGACACAACTCCCGTCGTTAAAGAACGGGATCTGTCCCGGTTCGGGAAATCGTGGCCTGTGGGTATGCCCGGCTATAGTGAGCAGTTTGTTGTTTTCCAGGATCCACTTCTTTATCCGTCGTTCTATTTTAATCAGTTCTTTGTAGTTTTTTGCAGGGCTGGTAGGATCGGCAATACCGATAACCTGTAGGGGTTTCCAGAGAATCCGTACCATGAACCTGCTGAACCGCCAAAAGCTAAAGTTCCACCAGTCTGCCTGATGTCCGTGGATCAGGAATATTTTTTGTTTACTCGTTTCGTGCTCTAAAATCAAACTTTCATGAAACTTGATGCCCGGCATCAGCGGAATTTCAGATGCCGATACGGGATCGAAATAATGATGGTAGTTCTTGGTTACATTTTCAGAATCTTTATACGCCATATCATGATTGCCATAGATCATGTGCAACCGACCGGCATCGTGGAATTTTTTCAGGAGCAGGTAGATATTCTTATGCGACTTGAAGATAGATTCGAAAGTAAGGTTTTCCCATAGTTCATCACCGTCGCCCAATTCGATATAGCTGAAATGGTTTTTATAGTAGTGGTTTAGTGCATGAAAGTATATGTTCCGGTTGTTCGCAAAATCGTCTGCATAGCTATTATCCCCTCTATGGCAATCACTAAAAAGGATAAATTTCGATTGATCGTTGAAGCTTATTTTCTTAGCATCTAAGAAAGCTTTGGTGAGCCTGTGTTTTGTTGCCATGAAGAGGTGTCAATTGAAAATCGTTTTAAAAATATGATTTTCAATTTAAATATCTCATTTAAGACGCGATTGTTTCGTTACGAATTTCTTCGGAGATACCATTCCATAGAATGATTCTTTTTTGAAGTGCCTGTTTTGCAGTAGAAATACATTCGAGGTATTTTTCTTCGGTATCACACAATTCTTCAACCATTTTCATCGCCATAGGCCCGTGCTCGTCACCATCCAGTTCTATATGTCTTTCAAAATAATAAATGAGTTCAGACAGGTCTGTTTCGGGAAAGTTCCGTTCCATGTTCTTAAGGATAGACGTAAAC of the Zhouia spongiae genome contains:
- a CDS encoding metallophosphoesterase yields the protein MATKHRLTKAFLDAKKISFNDQSKFILFSDCHRGDNSYADDFANNRNIYFHALNHYYKNHFSYIELGDGDELWENLTFESIFKSHKNIYLLLKKFHDAGRLHMIYGNHDMAYKDSENVTKNYHHYFDPVSASEIPLMPGIKFHESLILEHETSKQKIFLIHGHQADWWNFSFWRFSRFMVRILWKPLQVIGIADPTSPAKNYKELIKIERRIKKWILENNKLLTIAGHTHRPRFPEPGQIPFFNDGSCVHPRSITGLEIENGTITLIKWYTDITEEGYLRIVKTVLEGPQRLRDYLIKNET
- a CDS encoding LysE family transporter; translated protein: MEHLAILFFATFSAALMGVVPPGLINMTAAKVSLTKGKVNGILFASGASATVVAQAYVAVLISKYLYNNPFIIDILLKIALVVFGFFTVYFFIVARKKKEKKIKEVDVSKRGSFLKGMLLALVNLLPIPYFCGLNAAWKVSGWIKFEVWDVLVFIIAAGSGTFAMLYMYVVYFDKLQAKSDRFSRYSDYVLSVLMLILVIITFIRIFYGE
- a CDS encoding 2Fe-2S iron-sulfur cluster-binding protein is translated as MSDITIKITDREGVVHEVQAPTDMAMNVMELVKAYELAPEGTIGICGGMAMCASCQCYVKSDHTLPEMTPDEDAMLAEAFYVKDNSRLGCQIQLTDDLEGLEIELAPES
- a CDS encoding NAD(P)/FAD-dependent oxidoreductase; this translates as MIKTDILIIGAGPTGLFTVFEAGLLKLKCHLIDALPQPGGQCAEIYPKKPIYDIPGFPEVLAGDLVDNLMKQITPFEPGFTLGERADTIEKLDDGSFIVTTNKGTKHHAPVVAIAGGLGSFEPRKPLIENLAGYEDKGVEYIIRDPELYRDKCVVIAGGGDSALDWSIFLSEVASEVTLVHRRNEFRGALDSVEKVQELKKLGKINLLTPAEITELEGNGKLEAVIAEKEGERIRLETDHFIPLFGLAPKLGPIAGWGLEIEKNAIKVDNTLDYQTNVPGIYAIGDVNTYPGKLKLILCGFHEATLMCQSAYQRIFPDKKYVMKYTTVSGIDGFDGTRKEAPKAVVKAIE
- a CDS encoding MGMT family protein, with protein sequence MANNENFFERVYEVARQIPYGRVTSYGAIARYLGAARSARMVGWAMNGSGLKEDIPAHRVVNRKGMLTGKHHFQGTNLMQQLLESEGVRVRDNQVLDFDNYFWDPAKELP
- a CDS encoding NifU family protein produces the protein MTLDEIKLNVEKALEEIRPFLKSDGGDISLVSVDETLVRVRLEGACVGCHVNQMTLKAGVETTIKKYVPQIETVENIA
- a CDS encoding Mrp/NBP35 family ATP-binding protein produces the protein MKLNRKDILEALESISAPGEGQNMIESGAVTNVMTFGDEVVVDITIKNPSLQAKKKTEVEILKTIHDKVYQKAKVKVNIKVDAPEKPQGNQIKGKPIPGIKNIVAVASGKGGVGKSTVTANLAATMAKMGFRVGVLDADVYGPSIPLMYDVEGARPLAVHVGGKSKMKPIENYGVKILSIGFFTQPNQAVIWRGPMAAKALNQMIFDADWGELDFLLIDLPPGTGDIHLSIMQALPITGAVVVSTPQNVALADARKGVAMFQQESISVPVLGIIENMAYFTPEEMPDNKYYIFGKEGAKNLAEDLKVPFLGEIPLVQSIREAGDAGRPAALQTATPLEESFEELTKQVIQEVVSRNDSLPPTEAIKITTMAGCSAVKKK
- the trmB gene encoding tRNA (guanosine(46)-N7)-methyltransferase TrmB; translated protein: MGSKNKLKRFRENETFPNMVQPTREEVVNDSFKLKGKWNEEFFKNDHPIVLELGCGKGEYSVGLGRKFPEKNFIGIDIKGARIWRGAKTAVEERITNVGFLRTQIELLEKIFEADEVAEIWITFPDPQIKYKRTKHRMTNSNFLQLYKRILKPDGVMHLKTDSEFMHGYTLGLLHGEGHEVLYANHNVYKNEGSPEEVTSIQTFYEKQYLEQQKPITYIKFKIK
- a CDS encoding glycosyltransferase, whose translation is MTKQKRILIAPLNWGLGHATRCIPIIRALKEHQYTPVIASDGVALELLKKEFPTLKTVQLPSYQIQYAVKGKNFKLKMIWDSPKIIKAVTEEKKQLNKIIDEYNIDGIISDNRMGIYSSKVPSVFITHQLNVLTGNTTWLSSRMHQQIIKKFDECWVPDVEEKPNLTGKLGHLKNSTLNIKYLGPLSRLEKKEQKTVYDLMVIISGPEPQRTMLENLLTKEVDNFEGNVLFVKGKIEKEQTIERQGHVTFFNFMNSAELEAAFNQSRTVLSRSGYTTVMDLAKLEKKAFFIPTPGQYEQKYLAKRLDKHGIVPYARQEEFRIEDLKKIDEYTGLTDFKTAIDYAGLFRLFESK